The genomic interval GCGCTGCAGGCGTCGTACGGCGAGGCGCCTGCCGCCGCAACCGTGCGCGAGGAGTTGCAGCGACAGGGCGCGATGGTTTGACCCGCGGGGATGAGCAAGCGAAAGGGCCTGCGCCGTCAGACGACGATCTGCAGGCCCATGTACACGCCAAACGCCATCACGATGAAGGATAGCCCGGTCACAATCCATCGGTACCATCCGCGCATGCGGTATTCGGGCGGAAGTGCACGGCGCTCGAGCAGCAACAGGAAGCCGAGCACGATGGGCAACAGGAGCGAGTTCATCACCTCGGTGTCCACCGAGAGGTTGATCAGGTTCAGGCCGCTGAAGACGAGCGCCGCGCCGCCGATGTGCGCCAAGCTGTACACCGTGTAAAACGCCTTCGCGTCCTTCCACCGGGTGTTCAGGCTGTGGCGAATGCCCGTGACCTCGCCGATGCCCCACGCGCCCGCGAGCGACACGACGAGTGCGGCCACGAAGCTCGCGCCGAGCATGCCCAGGCCGAAGATCACCTTCGCCGCGGCCGCGCCGAGAAACGGCGTCAAGCCCTGCGCGATGTCGCCCACGGTCTCGAGCGGCGTGTTCGGATGCGTGCGCCCCACCGTCGCCGCGATCATGACGACCACCGCAATCATGATGACCTGGGTCAGAATCGATCCCAGGAACGTGTCCCAGCGGGCGAACCGAAGGTCGCGCAGGGTCAGCTTTCGATCGACCACCGCCGACTGCTGGTAAAAGATCATCCACGGCATGATGACCGCACCGACATTCGCCGCAAGCAGGTACACGTAGCTCGGGTGATCGAGCGGCACCGTCGCGAGACCCTGCAGCAGCTGATGCCAGGAGGGGTGCGCGAGCAGCGCCCCCGGCACCAGGGCCAGCTCAAACAACCCCATGGCGATCCCGACGCGTTCCACGCGCTTGTAGCTCCCCGTCAGCGCAAGAGCGATCAAGAGGACCGTCGCCGTGGATACCGTGTAGTACGGCGAGATGCCGAACAGTTCCCCCACGCCCGCGATGCCGGCAAACTCCGTGACCAGCGCGCCGATGGCGGACAAAAACAACGTGGACACGGAAATCCAGGCCCATCCGCGTCCAAAGTGATGGCGGATCAATTCCCCATGGCCGCG from Alicyclobacillus acidocaldarius subsp. acidocaldarius DSM 446 carries:
- a CDS encoding NRAMP family divalent metal transporter, which produces MDLMGHTDVMQAEAPRAARGFWWRLLATVGPGILVMLANTDAGCMITAAQSGAVWGYAMVLPQLVLIPIVYVVQEITVRLGLVTGRGHGELIRHHFGRGWAWISVSTLFLSAIGALVTEFAGIAGVGELFGISPYYTVSTATVLLIALALTGSYKRVERVGIAMGLFELALVPGALLAHPSWHQLLQGLATVPLDHPSYVYLLAANVGAVIMPWMIFYQQSAVVDRKLTLRDLRFARWDTFLGSILTQVIMIAVVVMIAATVGRTHPNTPLETVGDIAQGLTPFLGAAAAKVIFGLGMLGASFVAALVVSLAGAWGIGEVTGIRHSLNTRWKDAKAFYTVYSLAHIGGAALVFSGLNLINLSVDTEVMNSLLLPIVLGFLLLLERRALPPEYRMRGWYRWIVTGLSFIVMAFGVYMGLQIVV